From the genome of Pseudomonas sp. AB6, one region includes:
- a CDS encoding S-methyl-5'-thioinosine phosphorylase: MTVYAIIGGTGLTQLEGLNIRQSLPMNTPYGAPSGEIQVGEYAGREVLFLARHGHPHRFPPHQVNYRANLWALKQAGAEAILAVNAVGGIHPAMGTGHFCVPHQLIDYTGGREHTYFADDLEHVTHIDFSYPYSEELRARLIAALAAEGCDHSDQGVYACTQGPRLETVAEIVRLERDGCDIVGMTGMPEAALAREIDLAYACLALVVNPAAGKSSAVITMAEIEQALHDGMGKVKATLARVLTAD; encoded by the coding sequence ATGACTGTTTACGCGATTATCGGCGGTACCGGACTGACTCAACTGGAAGGGCTGAACATCCGTCAATCGTTACCCATGAATACGCCCTACGGCGCGCCTTCTGGCGAGATTCAGGTCGGTGAATACGCCGGGCGCGAAGTATTATTTCTAGCCAGACACGGTCATCCCCATCGCTTTCCACCGCATCAAGTGAACTACCGCGCCAATCTCTGGGCATTGAAGCAGGCCGGGGCCGAAGCGATTCTGGCGGTGAATGCGGTTGGCGGGATTCATCCGGCAATGGGCACTGGCCACTTTTGCGTGCCACACCAGTTGATTGACTACACCGGCGGCCGTGAACACACGTACTTCGCCGACGACCTGGAACACGTAACCCACATCGACTTCAGCTATCCCTATAGCGAAGAACTGCGCGCTAGACTGATTGCTGCGCTGGCCGCTGAAGGGTGCGACCACAGCGACCAGGGTGTATACGCCTGCACTCAGGGTCCACGCCTGGAAACCGTGGCGGAGATCGTTCGTCTGGAGCGTGACGGGTGCGATATCGTCGGGATGACCGGTATGCCTGAAGCTGCATTGGCGCGTGAGATCGACCTGGCCTACGCGTGTTTGGCATTGGTGGTTAATCCTGCTGCCGGGAAGTCGTCGGCGGTGATTACCATGGCGGAAATCGAACAGGCTTTGCACGACGGAATGGGCAAGGTTAAAGCAACCTTGGCCAGGGTGCTGACGGCTGATTGA
- a CDS encoding DEAD/DEAH box helicase, with product MSSILERVLASSWADGFKAQSLERGRDYARQQRIMLHHLSGELVQTLCRGSSLEIYTQTLKLKDPEKYSQFVVAKCTCPVRNNCKHCAAALFFLQAPENQPSILAALDIANPTPDLAPPVKQKPALPERTIDYFPRPRLTVASVEYSAYEPRNGRMQRHLQHRAALAFGYGPYYAAGKPVDMVLHEQTETLRLHRHADEEKRCYEAMHDCGFKLATRQSKALPDSAGDMFELPNDKAWLHFMTHQLPLLREQGWEIDIYDDFSFDVTPVEDWYAVIQEKPEHDWFDLELGIVVNGERLSLLPILINLLRTHPELMSASGITKRRDDEQLLVQLNHFTQKGGEPIQVALPYGRLKPVLAALGDFYWHDDGNNALRLNTADATRLTALDNLPLIWEGGERLRRFAERLANIKNFSVGIPERLNATLRPYQHEGLSWMQSLRELEVGGILADDMGLGKTLQTLAHLLIEKQAGRMDRPSLAVMPTSLIPNWMDEAERFTPELKVLALHGAGRKRNFTNLHEYDLILTTYALLPRDVELLALQPLHVLILDEAQYIKNPRSKAAHAACSLNARQRLCLSGTPLENHLGELWSLFHFLMPGWLGDNKHFNSNYRKAIEKDGSELRLQHLNARIKPFLLRRTKEQVATELPPKTEIVHWVELNDTQRDVYETVRLAMDKKVREEIGRKGMAGSQIIILEALLKLRQVCCDLRLVNSAPAIGRHGSSAKLHSLMEMFEELLAEGRKILLFSQFTSMLALIEAELNQRGIEYVLLTGQTRDRRAPVQDFQSGKVPVFLISLKAGGTGLNLTAADTVIHYDPWWNPAAENQATDRAYRIGQDKPVFVYKMIARGTVEEKIQRLQQEKSALASGVLDGRTAGDWRLESEDINALFAPLPIPSPKPKKVRP from the coding sequence GTGTCGTCAATTCTTGAAAGAGTTTTAGCCTCTTCGTGGGCAGATGGTTTCAAAGCTCAAAGCCTTGAGCGAGGGCGCGACTATGCCCGGCAACAACGCATCATGTTGCACCACCTGAGCGGGGAGTTAGTCCAGACGCTATGCCGAGGCTCAAGCCTGGAAATCTACACCCAAACTCTCAAGCTCAAAGACCCGGAGAAATACAGCCAGTTCGTGGTCGCCAAATGCACCTGCCCAGTACGTAACAACTGTAAGCACTGCGCCGCCGCTTTGTTTTTCCTGCAAGCCCCGGAAAATCAGCCATCGATCCTTGCTGCGCTCGACATAGCCAACCCCACGCCTGATCTCGCTCCCCCCGTAAAACAAAAACCGGCGCTGCCCGAACGCACAATCGACTACTTTCCACGTCCACGGCTGACAGTTGCCAGTGTCGAGTACAGTGCCTACGAACCACGTAACGGCCGTATGCAACGGCACCTCCAGCACCGCGCGGCCTTGGCTTTTGGCTATGGTCCTTACTATGCGGCGGGCAAACCCGTCGATATGGTTTTGCACGAGCAAACCGAGACCCTGCGCCTCCATCGCCACGCCGATGAGGAAAAACGCTGCTACGAGGCGATGCACGACTGTGGCTTTAAGCTGGCGACTCGGCAAAGCAAGGCGCTACCCGACAGCGCCGGGGACATGTTCGAACTGCCGAACGATAAAGCCTGGCTGCACTTCATGACCCACCAATTGCCGCTATTGCGCGAACAGGGCTGGGAAATTGATATTTATGATGATTTCAGTTTCGACGTCACACCCGTCGAAGACTGGTATGCGGTCATTCAGGAGAAACCGGAACACGACTGGTTCGACCTGGAACTGGGGATTGTCGTCAACGGCGAACGCCTGAGTTTACTGCCGATTCTGATCAACTTGCTGCGCACTCACCCTGAATTGATGAGCGCCAGCGGGATTACCAAACGCCGCGACGACGAACAGCTTCTGGTGCAGCTCAATCACTTCACGCAAAAAGGTGGCGAACCGATTCAAGTGGCGCTGCCCTATGGCCGACTGAAACCGGTGTTAGCAGCCTTGGGCGACTTCTATTGGCACGACGATGGCAATAATGCGCTTCGCCTGAACACTGCCGACGCTACCCGTCTGACGGCACTGGACAACTTGCCGCTGATTTGGGAAGGCGGCGAACGCTTGCGTCGCTTCGCCGAGCGCTTGGCCAACATTAAAAATTTCTCGGTCGGTATACCCGAGCGCTTGAATGCGACGTTGCGACCCTATCAGCACGAGGGCTTGAGCTGGATGCAATCGCTGCGCGAGCTGGAAGTCGGCGGCATTCTAGCTGACGACATGGGCCTGGGAAAAACCCTGCAAACCTTGGCTCACCTGCTTATAGAGAAACAGGCGGGTCGCATGGACCGCCCTTCGCTGGCGGTAATGCCCACTAGCTTGATTCCAAATTGGATGGACGAAGCCGAACGCTTTACCCCGGAACTGAAAGTCTTGGCGCTGCATGGTGCAGGTAGAAAACGCAATTTTACAAACCTGCACGAATACGACCTGATTTTGACTACCTATGCGCTGCTGCCACGGGACGTTGAGTTGCTGGCGCTACAACCGCTGCACGTGCTGATACTGGACGAAGCGCAGTACATCAAAAACCCCCGCAGCAAGGCCGCTCATGCTGCGTGCAGTTTGAATGCCCGGCAACGGCTGTGCCTGAGTGGTACGCCACTGGAAAACCACTTGGGCGAGCTGTGGTCGCTGTTTCACTTTTTGATGCCGGGCTGGCTGGGTGACAACAAACACTTCAATAGCAACTACCGCAAAGCCATTGAAAAAGACGGCAGCGAGTTACGTTTGCAGCATCTGAATGCCCGAATCAAGCCGTTCTTGCTGCGCCGGACTAAAGAGCAAGTGGCCACCGAACTGCCCCCGAAAACCGAAATAGTGCATTGGGTTGAGCTCAATGACACTCAACGTGATGTGTACGAAACCGTGCGGCTGGCCATGGATAAAAAGGTTCGCGAGGAGATAGGTCGCAAAGGCATGGCGGGCAGCCAGATCATTATTCTTGAAGCCTTGCTGAAATTGCGCCAAGTGTGTTGCGATCTGCGCTTAGTCAACAGCGCCCCTGCCATCGGGCGCCATGGCAGCTCGGCCAAACTTCACAGCCTGATGGAGATGTTCGAAGAATTGTTGGCCGAGGGGCGAAAGATCCTGCTGTTTTCCCAATTCACTTCAATGCTAGCGTTGATTGAAGCGGAGCTGAACCAACGGGGCATCGAATACGTGCTGCTTACCGGCCAAACCCGCGACCGCCGTGCGCCGGTGCAGGACTTTCAGAGCGGTAAGGTACCGGTGTTTCTGATCAGCCTGAAAGCAGGCGGTACCGGCCTGAACCTGACCGCCGCCGACACCGTGATTCATTATGACCCGTGGTGGAACCCGGCAGCGGAAAACCAAGCCACCGACCGTGCGTATCGCATCGGTCAGGACAAACCCGTATTCGTCTATAAGATGATTGCGCGAGGCACCGTCGAAGAGAAAATCCAGCGCTTGCAGCAAGAAAAATCAGCGCTGGCATCCGGTGTACTTGATGGCCGAACAGCTGGAGACTGGCGACTTGAGAGCGAAGACATCAATGCTTTGTTTGCCCCGCTGCCTATACCGTCGCCGAAGCCGAAAAAGGTCAGGCCGTGA
- a CDS encoding MFS transporter — MSSNTGKGKAIFRVVSGNFLEMFDFMVYGFYATAIAKTFFPTDSAFASLMLSLATFGAGFLMRPLGAIFLGAYIDRHGRRKGLIITLAMMAMGTVLIACVPGYATLGVAAPLLVLFGRLLQGFSAGVELGGVSVYLAEISTPGRKGFFVSWQSASQQAAVVFAALLGVGLNHWLSPEQMGDWGWRVPFLIGCMIVPAIFIIRRSLEETPEFQARKHHPTLGEIIRSIGQNFGLVLGGTALVVMTTVSFYLITAYTPTFGKTELHLTDLESLLVAVCVGISNFIWLPVMGSLSDRIGRKPLLLAATILALLTAYPALSWLVAHPSFENLLIVELWLSFLYGSYNGAMVVALTEIMPADVRTTGFSLAYSLATATFGGFTPLACTYLIHALDNKAAPGIWLSGAALLGLIATLVLFRKGKNRLEAPQAIPASA, encoded by the coding sequence ATGTCCTCGAATACGGGCAAAGGCAAAGCGATTTTTCGCGTTGTCAGCGGCAATTTTCTGGAAATGTTCGACTTTATGGTTTACGGCTTTTATGCCACAGCCATTGCAAAGACCTTCTTTCCTACCGATAGCGCTTTTGCTTCGCTGATGCTGTCCCTAGCGACCTTTGGTGCTGGCTTTCTAATGCGGCCATTGGGCGCGATTTTCCTAGGCGCCTACATTGACCGTCACGGTCGCCGCAAAGGTCTGATCATTACGTTAGCGATGATGGCCATGGGCACGGTGCTTATCGCCTGCGTACCGGGTTACGCCACGCTCGGTGTCGCAGCGCCGCTGTTGGTGCTGTTCGGGCGTCTGTTACAAGGCTTCTCCGCCGGTGTAGAACTGGGAGGCGTTTCGGTTTACCTCGCAGAAATCTCCACGCCAGGCCGTAAAGGTTTCTTCGTTAGCTGGCAGTCGGCCAGCCAACAAGCTGCGGTTGTATTCGCCGCCCTGCTCGGTGTTGGTCTCAACCATTGGTTGAGCCCGGAGCAAATGGGTGATTGGGGCTGGCGCGTACCGTTCCTGATCGGCTGCATGATCGTTCCGGCGATCTTCATTATTCGTCGTTCGCTGGAAGAAACGCCTGAGTTCCAGGCCCGCAAACATCACCCAACCTTAGGCGAAATTATTCGTTCGATCGGCCAGAACTTTGGCTTGGTATTGGGTGGCACCGCGCTGGTGGTGATGACCACTGTGTCGTTCTACTTGATCACCGCTTACACACCGACCTTCGGTAAAACCGAGCTGCACCTGACCGACTTGGAAAGCTTGCTGGTCGCAGTATGTGTGGGTATCTCGAACTTCATCTGGCTGCCAGTCATGGGCTCGCTGTCTGACCGCATCGGCCGCAAACCGCTGCTGTTGGCCGCAACTATCTTGGCATTGCTCACGGCTTACCCTGCGCTTTCCTGGCTAGTGGCTCACCCTAGCTTTGAAAACCTTTTGATTGTTGAGTTGTGGTTGTCGTTCCTATACGGCTCGTACAACGGCGCCATGGTTGTAGCCCTCACCGAAATCATGCCAGCAGATGTACGGACAACCGGTTTCTCTCTGGCCTACAGCTTGGCAACAGCCACTTTCGGCGGCTTTACACCCTTGGCCTGTACCTACTTGATCCACGCACTGGACAACAAGGCAGCGCCTGGCATCTGGCTCAGCGGTGCAGCGCTTCTCGGGTTGATCGCAACGCTGGTACTGTTTCGCAAAGGCAAAAACCGACTGGAAGCGCCTCAGGCCATTCCTGCTAGCGCCTGA
- the mfd gene encoding transcription-repair coupling factor: protein MPVLRIPKLPAAAGKQHWGNLPGAALSLAIAEAASAAKRFTLLLTADSQSAERLEQELGFFAPDLPVLHFPDWETLPYDLFSPHQDIISQRIASLYRLPELAHGVLVVPITTALHRLAPTKFLLGSSLVLDIGQKLDVEQMRIRLEASGYRCVDTVYEHGEFAVRGALIDLFPMGSKLPYRIDLFDDEIETLRTFDPETQRSIDKVQSVRLLPAREFPLQKDAVTRFKARFRERFDVDFRKCPIFQDLSSGITPAGIEYYLPLFFDETSTLFDYLPQDTQVFSLPGIEQAAENFWGDVRNRYEERKVDPERPLLPPSELFLPVEDCFARLKSWPRIVASQQDVETGIGRERFPVLPLPDLAIESKATQPLAALSKFLDEFPGRVLFTAESAGRREVLLELLERLKLRPKTVDGWTDFTEGKDRLSITIGPLDEGLILEQPALALIAESPLFGQRVMQRRRREKRTDGGNNDAVIKNLTELREGAPVVHIDHGVGRYLGLATLEVENQVAEFLMLAYAEEAKLYVPVANLHLIARYTGSDDALAPLHRLGSETWQKAKRKAAEQVRDVAAELLDIYARRAAREGYAFADPKADYATFSAGFPFEETPDQQTTIDAVRADMLAPKPMDRLVCGDVGFGKTEVAMRAAFIAVHGGRQVAILVPTTLLAQQHYNSFRDRFADWPVSVEVMSRFKSTKEINAAVADLAEGKIDIVIGTHKLLQDDVKIKNLGLVIIDEEHRFGVRQKEQLKALRSEVDILTLTATPIPRTLNMAVSGMRDLSIIATPPARRLSVRTFVMENNKSTVKEALLRELLRGGQVYYLHNDVKTIEKCAADLAELVPEARIGIGHGQMRERDLEQVMSDFYHKRFNVLIASTIIETGIDVPSANTIIIERADKFGLAQLHQLRGRVGRSHHQAYAYLLTPPRAQITPDAEKRLEAIANTQDLGAGFVLATNDLEIRGAGELLGDGQSGQIQAVGFTLYMEMLERAVKAIRKGEQPNLDQPLGGGPEINLRLPALIPEAYLPDVHTRLILYKRIANAADEEGLKDLQVEMIDRFGLLPEPTKNLVRLTLLKLQAEQLGIKKVDAGPQGGRIEFSASTQVDPLVLIKLIQGQPNRYKFEGATLFKFMVPMERPEERFNTLEALFERLAPKKA from the coding sequence GTGCCCGTTCTGCGTATCCCGAAACTCCCTGCTGCGGCAGGCAAACAACACTGGGGAAATTTGCCCGGTGCTGCCCTCAGTCTGGCCATTGCCGAAGCTGCCAGCGCTGCCAAGCGTTTTACGCTGCTGCTAACCGCTGACAGCCAAAGCGCCGAGCGTCTTGAGCAAGAACTCGGCTTTTTTGCGCCAGACTTGCCCGTACTGCACTTTCCAGACTGGGAAACCCTGCCCTACGACCTGTTTTCGCCGCACCAGGACATTATCTCCCAGCGCATCGCCAGCCTTTACCGGCTGCCAGAACTGGCGCACGGCGTGCTGGTGGTTCCCATCACTACCGCTCTGCACCGACTGGCCCCGACCAAGTTTTTGCTCGGCAGCAGCCTGGTGCTGGACATCGGCCAAAAGCTCGACGTCGAGCAAATGCGCATCCGCCTTGAAGCCAGTGGCTATCGTTGCGTGGATACGGTGTACGAGCACGGTGAGTTTGCCGTCCGTGGCGCGTTGATCGATCTGTTTCCCATGGGCAGCAAACTGCCGTACCGGATCGATCTGTTCGACGACGAAATCGAAACCTTGCGCACGTTCGACCCGGAAACCCAGCGTTCCATCGACAAGGTGCAGTCAGTTCGGCTGCTGCCTGCGCGCGAGTTTCCGCTGCAAAAAGATGCCGTTACTCGTTTCAAGGCTCGGTTTCGCGAGCGCTTCGATGTGGATTTTCGCAAGTGCCCGATCTTCCAAGACCTGAGCAGCGGAATCACGCCGGCCGGGATCGAGTACTACCTGCCGCTGTTCTTCGATGAAACCTCGACCCTGTTCGATTACCTGCCCCAAGACACCCAGGTGTTCTCGCTGCCCGGCATTGAACAAGCGGCCGAGAACTTCTGGGGTGATGTGCGCAACCGCTATGAAGAGCGCAAAGTCGATCCTGAACGGCCGTTGCTGCCGCCCAGCGAATTATTTCTCCCCGTGGAAGACTGTTTCGCCCGCCTGAAAAGCTGGCCACGGATAGTCGCCAGCCAACAAGACGTCGAAACCGGCATCGGCCGTGAACGGTTCCCGGTTCTGCCGCTGCCGGATCTGGCCATCGAATCCAAGGCCACCCAACCACTGGCCGCGCTATCAAAGTTTCTCGACGAGTTTCCGGGGCGCGTATTGTTTACCGCCGAGTCTGCCGGGCGCCGCGAAGTGTTGCTGGAGCTACTGGAGCGCCTGAAGCTGCGGCCAAAAACCGTCGACGGCTGGACGGACTTCACAGAAGGCAAAGATCGCCTGTCGATCACCATTGGGCCGTTGGACGAAGGCCTTATCCTGGAGCAGCCAGCCCTTGCGCTGATCGCAGAAAGCCCGCTGTTCGGCCAACGCGTCATGCAACGTCGGCGTCGGGAGAAGCGCACCGACGGCGGCAACAATGACGCGGTGATCAAGAACCTCACCGAACTGCGTGAAGGTGCCCCTGTGGTGCATATCGACCACGGTGTGGGCCGCTATCTGGGGTTAGCGACGCTGGAAGTCGAAAACCAGGTGGCCGAGTTCCTGATGCTGGCATACGCCGAAGAGGCGAAATTATATGTGCCAGTAGCCAACTTGCACTTAATCGCACGATACACCGGCAGCGATGACGCCTTGGCGCCGCTGCATCGGTTGGGCTCCGAAACCTGGCAGAAAGCCAAGCGTAAGGCCGCCGAACAGGTTCGCGATGTCGCGGCGGAGCTGCTCGACATTTATGCCCGTCGCGCCGCCCGTGAGGGTTATGCTTTCGCTGACCCCAAAGCCGACTACGCGACCTTCAGCGCAGGTTTTCCGTTTGAAGAAACCCCGGATCAGCAAACCACCATCGACGCCGTGCGCGCTGACATGCTCGCGCCCAAGCCGATGGACCGCCTTGTATGCGGCGACGTGGGTTTCGGCAAAACCGAAGTGGCCATGCGCGCGGCGTTCATCGCCGTGCACGGTGGTCGCCAAGTTGCCATTCTGGTCCCGACCACCCTCCTCGCTCAGCAACACTACAACAGCTTTCGGGATCGCTTTGCCGATTGGCCGGTGAGCGTCGAAGTCATGAGCCGCTTCAAGTCCACCAAAGAGATCAATGCCGCCGTGGCGGACTTGGCTGAAGGCAAAATCGACATTGTGATTGGCACGCACAAGCTGCTGCAAGACGACGTGAAGATAAAGAACCTTGGGCTGGTAATCATCGACGAAGAACACCGTTTCGGGGTACGCCAGAAGGAACAGCTCAAGGCCCTGCGCAGTGAAGTCGATATCCTGACCCTGACCGCAACACCGATTCCGCGAACGCTGAACATGGCCGTGTCGGGGATGCGCGACTTGTCGATCATCGCCACTCCGCCGGCGCGTCGTTTGTCGGTCCGTACCTTCGTCATGGAGAACAACAAAAGTACAGTCAAAGAAGCCCTGCTCCGTGAACTGCTGCGTGGCGGACAGGTTTACTACCTGCACAATGACGTCAAAACCATCGAGAAATGCGCTGCGGACTTGGCTGAGCTGGTGCCGGAAGCGCGCATCGGCATCGGTCACGGGCAGATGCGTGAACGCGATCTCGAACAGGTGATGAGCGATTTCTACCATAAGCGTTTCAACGTGCTGATCGCCTCGACCATCATCGAGACCGGGATCGACGTACCAAGCGCCAACACCATCATCATCGAACGAGCTGACAAGTTTGGCTTGGCACAATTACACCAATTGCGCGGCCGGGTGGGGCGCAGTCACCACCAAGCGTATGCCTATCTGTTGACGCCGCCTCGCGCACAAATCACCCCAGACGCCGAGAAGCGTCTGGAAGCGATTGCCAACACCCAAGACCTTGGAGCGGGCTTCGTGCTCGCCACCAATGACCTGGAAATCCGTGGCGCCGGCGAACTATTGGGCGATGGTCAGAGCGGGCAAATTCAGGCTGTGGGCTTCACCCTGTACATGGAAATGCTCGAGCGCGCGGTCAAGGCCATTCGTAAGGGCGAACAACCGAACCTAGACCAGCCTTTGGGCGGCGGCCCGGAAATCAACCTGCGATTGCCGGCATTAATCCCCGAGGCGTACCTGCCCGACGTACATACACGCCTGATCCTCTACAAGCGCATTGCCAACGCCGCCGACGAAGAAGGTCTCAAGGATTTGCAGGTCGAGATGATTGATCGCTTCGGCCTGCTGCCCGAGCCGACCAAAAATCTGGTACGCCTAACGCTGCTAAAGCTGCAAGCCGAGCAATTGGGTATCAAGAAAGTCGACGCCGGTCCTCAAGGTGGGCGTATTGAGTTCAGCGCCAGTACCCAGGTTGATCCCCTGGTACTGATCAAGCTGATTCAGGGCCAGCCCAATCGCTACAAGTTCGAAGGCGCCACGCTGTTCAAATTCATGGTGCCCATGGAACGTCCGGAGGAGCGTTTTAACACGCTGGAAGCTCTGTTCGAACGTCTTGCGCCGAAAAAAGCCTGA
- a CDS encoding chalcone isomerase family protein: MRYLLVCLLLLLSPIVSASSADRLKEAAFPNQLSDRTPALMLKGQGVLTYLWADVYAAALFNEPSISAAQAFSGQRAQCLELYYFRAIDRSDMIKAADATLARQQSEATLTRLKPELDQLHASFQDIQRGDRYLLSFQPQRGLSLERNGQVIFRSANPELAHVYLGLWLAPDGLSKSLRKALLNRT; this comes from the coding sequence ATGCGATATTTGCTTGTCTGCTTATTGCTGTTATTAAGCCCAATAGTCTCAGCCAGTTCTGCAGACCGACTCAAGGAGGCTGCTTTTCCTAATCAGTTGAGCGATCGAACGCCAGCGCTCATGCTAAAAGGTCAAGGCGTATTGACTTATCTTTGGGCAGACGTTTATGCCGCTGCCCTGTTCAATGAACCGTCGATCAGTGCTGCCCAAGCGTTCAGCGGACAACGCGCACAATGTCTTGAGCTGTATTACTTTCGAGCCATTGACCGCTCAGACATGATTAAGGCCGCAGATGCAACCTTGGCTCGTCAACAAAGTGAAGCCACCCTCACCCGACTGAAACCGGAATTAGATCAGTTGCACGCGAGCTTTCAGGACATTCAGCGCGGTGACCGGTACCTATTGAGCTTTCAACCCCAACGCGGCCTTAGCCTAGAGCGTAATGGCCAAGTGATTTTCAGAAGCGCAAACCCCGAGTTGGCACACGTCTATCTCGGCCTGTGGCTGGCCCCGGATGGATTGTCTAAGAGTCTGCGTAAAGCCCTGTTAAATCGGACTTAG
- a CDS encoding glyceraldehyde-3-phosphate dehydrogenase — translation MWKVPVTQKPDQCLGEWIDREALAEAMIPLIGQLYRNNNVVSSIYGRSLINRSVIAILKAHRFARHRQADGVELSVHETFPLLKAMSELKLGAASVDLGKLAVKFKAEGKGRSAEQFVRDELADVVGQQSATSGKGTDVVLYGFGRIGRLLARILIEKTGGGDGLRLRAIVVRKGADNDLIKRASLLRRDSVHGPFDGTITIDEANNTITANGNLIQVIYAKNPTDVDYTQYGIKNALLVDNTGVWRDAEGLGQHLTCPGIARVVLTAPGKGKLKNIVHGINHDQITADDLIISAASCTTNAIVPVLKAVNDKFGIVNGHVETVHSYTNDQNLIDNFHKGDRRGRSAALNMVITETGAATAAAKALPELAGKLTGNAIRVPTPNVSMAILNLTLEKPTTREEINEYLRYMAMHSDLHKQIDFVHSQEVVSTDFVGSRHAGVVDAEATICNDNRVVLYVWYDNEFGYSCQVVRVMEDIAGVNPPAFPK, via the coding sequence ATGTGGAAGGTTCCCGTGACTCAGAAGCCCGACCAGTGTCTTGGTGAATGGATCGATCGTGAAGCCCTCGCCGAGGCAATGATCCCTCTCATCGGTCAGCTCTACCGCAATAATAATGTGGTGAGCTCGATTTATGGCCGCAGCCTGATCAACCGTTCAGTCATCGCAATTCTTAAAGCACATCGTTTTGCTCGTCACCGGCAAGCCGATGGCGTCGAGTTGTCCGTGCATGAGACGTTCCCGCTGCTCAAAGCCATGAGCGAGCTAAAACTGGGTGCTGCTTCGGTAGACTTGGGCAAGCTGGCTGTGAAGTTCAAGGCTGAGGGCAAAGGCCGCAGCGCTGAACAGTTTGTGCGTGACGAATTGGCTGATGTAGTGGGTCAACAAAGCGCTACCTCGGGCAAAGGCACCGATGTTGTGTTGTACGGTTTCGGCCGAATTGGTCGCCTCTTGGCACGGATACTGATCGAAAAAACCGGCGGCGGCGATGGTTTGCGCTTGCGGGCGATTGTTGTGCGTAAAGGCGCCGACAATGATTTGATCAAGCGTGCCAGCTTGCTGCGTCGCGACTCGGTACATGGTCCGTTCGATGGCACCATTACCATTGATGAAGCCAACAATACCATCACTGCAAACGGCAACCTGATACAGGTAATCTACGCCAAGAATCCGACTGACGTGGATTACACCCAGTACGGCATCAAAAACGCTTTGCTAGTAGATAACACCGGTGTGTGGCGCGATGCCGAAGGTCTGGGCCAGCACTTGACCTGCCCCGGCATTGCCCGCGTTGTGTTGACTGCGCCTGGCAAAGGCAAGCTGAAGAACATCGTGCATGGCATTAACCATGACCAGATCACCGCAGATGACTTGATCATTTCGGCGGCTTCTTGCACCACCAATGCCATAGTGCCGGTGCTCAAAGCGGTTAATGACAAGTTCGGCATCGTGAACGGTCACGTTGAAACGGTTCATTCTTATACCAACGACCAGAACCTGATCGATAACTTCCACAAGGGCGATCGCCGCGGCCGTAGTGCTGCGTTGAACATGGTCATCACGGAAACCGGTGCTGCCACCGCTGCTGCCAAGGCGTTGCCTGAACTGGCTGGTAAGCTGACCGGCAATGCGATCCGGGTACCGACGCCTAACGTGTCCATGGCGATTCTCAACTTGACCCTTGAGAAACCCACCACCCGTGAAGAAATCAACGAGTACTTGCGCTACATGGCAATGCACTCCGATTTGCATAAGCAGATCGATTTCGTTCATTCGCAGGAAGTAGTGTCCACCGACTTCGTCGGCTCACGTCACGCCGGTGTTGTCGATGCCGAGGCAACAATCTGCAACGACAACCGCGTTGTTCTGTATGTCTGGTACGACAACGAATTCGGTTACAGCTGCCAGGTTGTTCGTGTGATGGAAGACATTGCCGGGGTTAACCCGCCAGCGTTTCCGAAGTAA